Proteins encoded by one window of Enterococcus saccharolyticus subsp. saccharolyticus:
- a CDS encoding YbaN family protein has product MKKIFYLTLGCVGLGLGAAGTVLPVLPTVPFLLLATYSFAKGSERMHQWFIHTKLYQNHLADFVNGKGMTKQTKRRAMVTVTLTMSISFLMVHQRPLLQLMLFGIWCCLMLYFTFKIKTIA; this is encoded by the coding sequence ATGAAGAAAATATTTTATCTGACACTTGGTTGCGTAGGCCTGGGTTTAGGTGCAGCAGGTACAGTACTACCCGTCCTGCCAACAGTCCCTTTTCTCTTGTTAGCGACGTATTCCTTTGCAAAAGGTTCTGAGCGCATGCATCAATGGTTTATCCATACCAAACTTTATCAAAATCATCTAGCTGATTTTGTCAACGGCAAAGGTATGACGAAACAAACCAAACGTCGCGCGATGGTGACTGTTACTCTTACGATGAGTATTAGTTTTCTAATGGTTCACCAGCGTCCATTGCTCCAACTGATGTTATTTGGTATTTGGTGTTGTTTGATGTTGTATTTTACTTTTAAAATTAAAACAATCGCATAA
- a CDS encoding DUF523 domain-containing protein, which yields MIGISACLGGSCCRYDGKHQEVSSLKKRLEQNQAIRVCPEVLGGLPIPRDPAEISGGNGFDVWQGTAQVITNQGEDVTDMFKEGAKRAYEKLQAQGITHLVLKDKSPSCGSQVIYDGTFSGTKVQGIGVATAYFLLQGMTVQSEVQWLAQQGGE from the coding sequence ATGATTGGGATTAGTGCGTGTTTGGGCGGTAGTTGTTGTCGCTATGATGGGAAACATCAAGAAGTTTCTAGTTTGAAAAAACGACTGGAACAAAACCAAGCCATTCGCGTTTGTCCAGAAGTGCTAGGTGGTTTGCCAATACCACGTGATCCGGCTGAAATTAGCGGGGGAAACGGATTTGATGTTTGGCAAGGAACGGCGCAGGTGATTACCAATCAAGGAGAAGATGTGACAGACATGTTTAAAGAGGGAGCCAAACGTGCGTATGAAAAATTACAGGCACAAGGAATTACTCACCTCGTCTTAAAAGACAAAAGTCCATCTTGTGGCAGCCAAGTAATCTATGACGGGACTTTTTCGGGAACGAAAGTGCAAGGAATCGGTGTTGCGACAGCGTATTTTCTCTTGCAAGGAATGACCGTTCAATCCGAAGTTCAATGGTTAGCACAGCAAGGAGGGGAATAG
- a CDS encoding putative DNA-binding protein produces MEIEKTNRMNALFEFYSTLLTEKQMNYMELYYANDFSLGEIAEEFNVSRQAVYDNIKRTEKILEDYERKLHMFSDYIVRSELLDQLNDYLAEHYPQDTTLANFVRDIQEIEE; encoded by the coding sequence ATGGAAATTGAAAAAACAAATCGGATGAATGCTCTCTTTGAATTTTATTCAACGTTGCTGACAGAAAAACAAATGAATTATATGGAATTGTATTATGCGAATGATTTTTCTTTAGGAGAAATTGCAGAAGAATTTAATGTTAGTCGTCAAGCAGTTTATGATAATATAAAGAGGACCGAGAAAATTCTGGAAGACTATGAACGGAAACTACATATGTTTTCTGATTATATCGTTCGTAGTGAATTATTGGATCAATTAAATGACTATTTAGCTGAGCATTACCCGCAAGATACAACACTGGCTAATTTTGTGCGGGATATACAAGAAATCGAAGAATAA
- a CDS encoding sensor histidine kinase has translation MKKQNYLGWLLLLLAIFIGSWQFIQNFYDQQVLSQHETYLEQKADLFIRLSENNQSLETIANKYVVDSEERITSLDEKGNILFDTYDSTLSGTRSKRPEVNAVLNGSALGRAVRMSPTLHKELLYVAIPIKEEGQLKNILRIAEPTANFLPSAQKMKHAIFLVYSLFWLILSGIILQILRRRNRPVETILPVIKKMIEQPDSPEIIMQSSPQWEELYQSVNVLSEQMSHTYQAYSASEKRLYTLLNELMIGVFIIDDDGQLLLMNATMQEQLGNFAAPLQRSFTESITDTQLIQMIYQINEGHPFIHEEIKTSHERVLDITLRYFEEANQILGVSYDLTRIRQLEKLQKDFVGNVSHELKTPVTSLIGFTETLLDGAKDDPETLTAFLKIMQKDAYRLESLIQEIIQLSKSADINYHIQTLNVKQVLQQLLADYTPIIQEKNLAVTLEGDPELTFTTKVEVFYPICKNLIENAINYSLPNGQINIQFAEKNGLVFQVQDFGIGIEKEEQTRIFERFYRVDKARARNSGGTGLGLAIVKDYVEILGGSIHVDSHLGVGSTFYVYLPVN, from the coding sequence ATGAAAAAACAAAATTATCTCGGATGGTTACTGCTGCTACTCGCTATTTTTATTGGTAGCTGGCAATTCATTCAAAATTTTTACGACCAACAAGTATTAAGTCAACATGAAACGTATCTTGAGCAAAAAGCCGATTTATTTATTCGTTTATCAGAAAATAACCAATCGCTAGAAACAATTGCGAATAAATACGTCGTTGATTCAGAAGAACGAATTACTTCGCTCGATGAAAAAGGCAATATTTTATTTGATACTTATGATTCCACACTATCGGGTACCCGTTCCAAACGGCCCGAAGTCAATGCTGTGTTAAATGGTAGTGCTTTAGGTCGTGCTGTGCGGATGAGTCCGACATTACATAAAGAATTACTCTATGTCGCGATTCCGATAAAAGAAGAAGGACAATTAAAAAACATTCTTCGTATTGCGGAACCTACAGCCAATTTTTTGCCCAGCGCTCAAAAAATGAAACACGCGATTTTTCTTGTGTATAGTTTGTTCTGGTTAATCTTAAGTGGCATTATCTTACAAATTTTACGACGTCGTAATCGACCAGTGGAAACAATTTTGCCCGTCATAAAAAAAATGATTGAACAACCCGATAGCCCCGAGATTATTATGCAATCGTCACCACAATGGGAAGAATTATACCAAAGTGTGAATGTATTGAGCGAACAAATGAGCCATACTTACCAAGCATATAGCGCAAGTGAAAAACGATTGTACACCCTCTTAAATGAGTTAATGATCGGTGTATTTATTATTGATGACGATGGTCAATTATTATTAATGAATGCAACAATGCAAGAACAACTTGGTAATTTTGCTGCTCCCTTACAACGTTCCTTTACTGAATCCATTACTGACACACAATTGATTCAAATGATTTATCAAATCAATGAGGGACATCCTTTTATTCATGAAGAAATCAAAACGTCACATGAACGTGTCTTAGATATTACACTACGTTATTTTGAGGAGGCAAACCAAATTCTGGGTGTTTCCTATGACTTAACACGCATTCGCCAACTTGAAAAACTACAAAAAGATTTCGTCGGCAATGTATCACATGAATTGAAGACACCCGTCACTTCATTGATTGGTTTTACAGAAACCTTGTTAGATGGTGCCAAAGATGACCCAGAAACACTGACTGCTTTTTTGAAAATCATGCAAAAAGATGCCTATCGCTTAGAAAGTTTGATTCAAGAAATTATTCAACTTTCGAAAAGTGCGGATATCAATTACCACATTCAAACACTTAACGTAAAGCAAGTACTCCAACAACTTCTAGCAGATTATACACCAATTATTCAAGAAAAAAATCTCGCTGTAACACTTGAGGGTGACCCTGAATTAACATTTACAACAAAAGTAGAAGTTTTTTATCCAATCTGTAAAAACCTTATTGAAAATGCCATTAATTATTCCTTACCGAATGGTCAAATTAACATTCAATTTGCTGAAAAAAATGGATTGGTTTTCCAAGTACAAGATTTTGGAATTGGCATTGAAAAAGAAGAACAAACAAGAATTTTTGAACGTTTCTATCGAGTAGACAAAGCACGAGCACGGAATTCTGGCGGAACAGGATTAGGTTTAGCCATTGTAAAAGATTATGTTGAAATTTTAGGCGGAAGTATTCATGTCGACAGTCACTTAGGTGTCGGTTCGACGTTTTATGTGTACTTGCCGGTGAATTAG
- a CDS encoding CGNR zinc finger domain-containing protein has protein sequence MTMNQWSCLNFLNTTIVRNNKKIDLLCTPEEFKIWMTNEAQLNDAVTIQFSYLQSWIDSLNMLKEITNYRTELAEKLAAFMNGVISKEMLKERIETDLQQAAFILHFFKNKKIIVPTETHFEGFKSVILLHLYGLIETNDIEKLCHCANPDCILVFINKTGKRKWCSMKICGNRHKVERFSKKSTSKKQGDDIHKT, from the coding sequence ATGACAATGAATCAATGGTCCTGCTTAAATTTTTTAAATACAACCATTGTTCGAAACAACAAAAAAATTGACTTACTTTGTACACCAGAAGAATTTAAAATATGGATGACTAACGAGGCGCAGTTAAATGATGCTGTCACTATCCAATTTTCTTATTTACAGTCATGGATTGATTCCTTAAACATGCTAAAAGAAATAACCAATTACCGAACAGAGCTAGCCGAAAAATTAGCTGCGTTTATGAATGGTGTCATTTCAAAAGAGATGCTAAAAGAAAGAATCGAGACCGATTTACAACAAGCTGCATTCATCTTGCATTTTTTTAAAAACAAAAAAATAATTGTACCCACTGAAACTCATTTTGAAGGCTTCAAAAGCGTTATTCTCCTCCATCTATACGGATTAATCGAGACAAATGATATTGAAAAATTGTGTCATTGCGCCAATCCCGATTGTATTTTGGTTTTTATCAATAAAACAGGGAAAAGAAAGTGGTGCTCAATGAAAATATGTGGCAATCGACATAAAGTTGAACGCTTTTCAAAAAAATCAACCTCTAAAAAACAAGGCGATGACATCCATAAAACCTGA
- a CDS encoding pyridoxal phosphate-dependent aminotransferase yields MTDLTKRFNKQVDKIAVSLIRQFDERVSDIPNILKLTLGEPDFNTPEHVKQAGSQAIEDNFSHYTGMSGLPDIRQAASKFLEEKYQVSYDWQSEVLVTVGATEAISASLLGILEAGDKVLLPSPIYPGYEPIITLAGAEPVYIDTSDNGFVLAPDALEAALNEHGEAVKAVILNYPSNPTGVTYSREEVQALAEVLKKYPVFVISDEIYSELTYDEDHVSIAEYLREQTILINGLSKSHAMTGWRIGFIYAPKELTKEIIKVHQYLVTAAATVSQKAAVRALVEGINDAQVMKKEYQKRRDFVYDKMSSFGFDVAKPSGAFYIFAKIPANCLQDSMEFCVELAQKEALAVIPGIAFGDAGEGYIRISYAASLESLTEAMARMERYVTAK; encoded by the coding sequence ATGACGGATTTAACAAAACGATTCAATAAACAAGTGGATAAAATTGCAGTATCTTTAATTCGCCAATTTGATGAGCGTGTTTCAGATATTCCAAACATTTTAAAATTAACGCTAGGTGAGCCAGATTTTAATACACCAGAACACGTAAAACAAGCTGGGTCACAAGCGATTGAGGATAATTTTAGCCATTATACTGGGATGTCAGGTTTACCAGATATTCGTCAAGCAGCGAGTAAATTTTTAGAAGAAAAATATCAAGTTAGTTACGACTGGCAATCAGAAGTTTTGGTTACTGTTGGAGCAACTGAAGCTATTTCTGCTAGTTTATTAGGAATTTTAGAAGCTGGCGATAAAGTTTTACTACCATCACCAATTTATCCTGGATATGAGCCTATCATCACTTTAGCAGGTGCCGAGCCTGTCTACATTGATACAAGTGACAATGGGTTTGTTTTGGCTCCTGATGCATTAGAAGCGGCATTAAATGAACATGGTGAAGCAGTCAAAGCAGTCATTTTAAATTATCCAAGCAATCCAACAGGAGTTACTTATTCTCGTGAAGAAGTTCAAGCATTAGCAGAAGTTTTGAAAAAATATCCTGTTTTTGTTATTAGTGATGAAATTTATAGTGAGCTAACATATGATGAGGATCACGTATCGATTGCGGAATATTTACGTGAACAAACAATTTTAATTAATGGTTTGTCAAAATCGCATGCGATGACCGGTTGGCGCATTGGTTTTATTTATGCACCAAAAGAATTAACCAAAGAAATTATTAAAGTCCATCAATATTTAGTAACTGCCGCAGCAACGGTCTCACAAAAAGCAGCGGTTCGTGCATTAGTTGAAGGAATCAATGATGCCCAAGTGATGAAAAAAGAATACCAAAAACGCCGTGATTTTGTGTATGATAAAATGTCTAGTTTTGGTTTTGATGTTGCTAAACCATCAGGTGCATTTTATATTTTTGCTAAAATTCCAGCAAATTGTCTTCAAGATTCAATGGAATTTTGTGTAGAATTAGCGCAAAAGGAAGCATTAGCAGTTATTCCAGGTATTGCTTTTGGCGATGCAGGGGAAGGCTATATCCGTATCAGTTATGCTGCCAGTTTAGAAAGTTTAACAGAAGCAATGGCTCGCATGGAACGTTACGTAACAGCGAAATAA
- a CDS encoding phosphate ABC transporter substrate-binding protein PstS family protein — protein sequence MKKITGLLVLAGVLLAGCGGGNGSTDGSGSSSSAAGGSNENVEIVAVGSTALQPLVDAAKDSFSAENPNYTISVQGGGSGTGLSQVAAGAVTIGNSDVFAEEKDGIPADELVDHKVAVVGMAPVVNKEVGVTDITKQQLIDIFTGKIKNWKEVGGADQEISVVNRASGSGTRATFEKWGLDGAETIQSQEQDSSGTVRKIVAETPGTISYLALSYIDDSMQELSIDGVKPTPETIQTNDWTIWSYEHMYTKGEPDANVKKFLDYMVTDEIQNGVVKELGYLPITDMKVERTVDGDIKDL from the coding sequence ATGAAAAAAATCACAGGTTTACTTGTATTAGCAGGTGTATTATTAGCAGGATGTGGCGGAGGAAATGGTTCAACTGACGGTTCAGGATCATCTTCATCAGCTGCGGGCGGATCAAATGAAAACGTAGAAATCGTGGCAGTAGGTTCCACAGCATTACAACCTTTAGTAGACGCTGCGAAAGATAGCTTTAGCGCTGAAAATCCTAACTATACTATTTCTGTCCAAGGTGGCGGAAGTGGAACTGGTTTAAGCCAAGTAGCAGCAGGTGCGGTAACGATTGGGAACTCGGATGTTTTCGCTGAAGAAAAAGATGGCATTCCAGCAGACGAATTAGTCGATCATAAAGTTGCAGTTGTAGGTATGGCACCAGTTGTGAACAAAGAAGTGGGTGTAACGGATATTACGAAACAACAATTAATTGATATCTTCACTGGCAAAATCAAAAACTGGAAAGAAGTTGGCGGAGCAGACCAAGAAATTTCTGTAGTCAATCGTGCATCAGGTAGTGGTACTCGTGCAACATTTGAAAAATGGGGCTTAGATGGTGCTGAAACAATTCAATCACAAGAACAAGATTCTTCAGGAACTGTTCGCAAAATTGTTGCAGAAACACCAGGAACAATCAGCTATTTAGCGTTATCTTACATTGATGACTCAATGCAAGAATTATCAATTGATGGTGTAAAACCAACACCAGAAACAATTCAAACAAACGATTGGACAATCTGGTCTTACGAGCATATGTATACAAAAGGTGAACCAGATGCGAATGTCAAAAAATTCTTAGATTACATGGTAACAGATGAAATCCAAAACGGTGTAGTAAAAGAATTAGGTTACTTACCAATCACTGACATGAAAGTAGAACGTACAGTTGACGGTGACATCAAAGACTTATAA
- a CDS encoding GNAT family N-acetyltransferase gives MRLIPITENNLSDIIMIQKAAFQKLYKKYQDHQTSPYTQTLAGLQEKYRLPNNYFFLIATTETIGFIRVVTYDSQTRARIAPIAILPDKENQGYGSHVLQLIETTFPTVMAWQLSTILQEEKLIHFYQKAGYHQQKDTQEIQENMTITFFTKNIFPKKKQCNQ, from the coding sequence ATGCGTTTAATTCCCATCACAGAAAATAACTTATCTGACATCATCATGATTCAAAAAGCCGCCTTCCAAAAATTATATAAAAAATACCAAGACCACCAAACATCGCCTTATACACAAACACTAGCAGGATTACAAGAAAAATATCGACTACCAAACAATTATTTTTTCTTGATTGCAACGACTGAAACAATTGGCTTTATTCGTGTGGTTACCTATGATTCCCAGACTCGTGCACGAATTGCGCCCATTGCGATTTTACCTGATAAAGAAAATCAAGGATATGGTAGTCACGTTTTACAATTAATCGAGACAACCTTTCCAACTGTGATGGCTTGGCAACTAAGTACGATTTTACAAGAAGAAAAATTAATACACTTCTATCAAAAAGCAGGCTATCATCAACAAAAAGACACACAAGAAATTCAAGAAAACATGACCATTACTTTCTTTACTAAAAACATTTTTCCAAAAAAAAAACAGTGTAACCAATAA
- a CDS encoding response regulator transcription factor translates to MKKVLIVDDEPSIVTLLTFNLEKEGYQVTSASDGLEGYELALTQPFDFLILDVMLPNLDGIEITRKLRQEKIETPILVLTAKDDPIDRILGLEIGADDYLTKPFSPREVLARMKAIFRRMEPRKQTNQEENEEELIVGDIVADVTNYHVTVKGTPIVLTPKEFELLVYFMKRKGRVIDRDTLLERIWHFDFDGQSRIVDVHVSHLREKIEQDPKHPQYLQTVRGFGYKFLEPNEG, encoded by the coding sequence ATGAAAAAAGTTTTAATCGTTGATGACGAACCATCAATTGTCACTTTATTAACATTTAATTTAGAAAAAGAAGGCTACCAAGTAACTAGCGCCAGTGATGGATTAGAAGGTTATGAACTTGCCCTCACACAGCCGTTTGATTTTTTAATTCTAGATGTCATGTTACCGAATTTAGATGGTATTGAAATCACACGAAAATTACGTCAAGAAAAAATTGAAACACCCATTTTAGTATTAACTGCCAAAGATGATCCTATCGACCGGATTTTAGGATTAGAAATTGGTGCCGATGATTATTTAACCAAACCATTTAGTCCACGAGAAGTTCTTGCACGCATGAAAGCTATTTTCCGTCGCATGGAGCCACGCAAACAAACCAATCAAGAAGAAAACGAAGAAGAATTAATCGTTGGTGATATTGTCGCAGATGTGACAAACTACCATGTCACAGTGAAAGGCACACCAATTGTTTTAACTCCAAAAGAGTTTGAATTACTTGTTTATTTTATGAAACGTAAAGGACGCGTCATTGATCGTGATACATTATTAGAACGAATTTGGCATTTTGACTTTGATGGTCAAAGTCGAATCGTAGATGTCCATGTCAGTCACCTACGTGAAAAAATTGAACAAGATCCTAAACATCCACAATATTTACAAACCGTCCGTGGATTTGGCTATAAGTTTTTGGAGCCAAATGAAGGATGA